One window from the genome of Oryza glaberrima chromosome 3, OglaRS2, whole genome shotgun sequence encodes:
- the LOC127767423 gene encoding VAN3-binding protein-like, with amino-acid sequence MGDHHPRRGSRHAAAGDLRPPEPPLDPLEFLSRSWSASASALDAPRPPPPAPSPSAVLGIGPIAEDASSAATAACEVVDDGSAFAAAGSSFSFASAATSQLIMERILAQSEVAPLTSGRLSHSSGPLTAGGSITDSPPVSPEIDDAKYCRAASTPKPQMYRGGNKTVGRWLKDRKEKKKEETRAHNAQVHAAVSVAAVAAAVAAVAAATAAASGSGKDDRAARTDMAMASAATLLAAQCVEAAESMGAEREHLEAVIGSAVNVRTPGDIVTVTAAAATALRGAATLKARALKEVWNIAAVIPVEKGTMGGGHHHKQNMQKQHRKLESNGSSISDDLSLEEENNFLGICSQELLARGTELLKRTRKGALHWKVVSVYINRMGLVMLKMKSRHVAGTITKKKKSVVIDVCKDVAAWPGRHLLEDGEHRRYFGLRTAEHRVIEFECTSQREYEMWTKGVARLLIIASERKRAP; translated from the exons ATGGGGGACCACCACCCCCGCAGGGGctcacgccacgccgccgccggggacctGCGCCccccggagccgccgctcgACCCGCTCGAGTTCCTCTCCCGCTCTTggagcgcctccgcctccgccctcgacgccccgcgcccgcccccgcccgcgccctcgcccTCCGCGGTGCTCGGTATCGGCCCCATCGCCGAggacgcctcctccgccgccaccgccgcatgcGAGGTGGTCGACGACGGGTCCGCCTTCGCCGCGGCGGGGAGCTCCTTCTCCTTCGCCTCCGCTGCCACCTCGCAGCTCATCATGGAGCGGATCCTCGCGCAGTCG GAAGTGGCGCCGCTGACATCCGGCAGGCTCTCGCACAGCAGCGGCCCTCTCACCGCCGGCGGCTCCATCACCGACAGCCCGCCGGTCTCGCCGGAGATCGATGACGCAAAG TACTGCAGAGCAGCAAGCACTCCGAAGCCTCAGATGTACCGAGGCGGCAACAAGACTGTTGGACGGTGGCTCAAGGacaggaaggagaagaagaaagaggagacACGGGCACACAATGCGCAGGTCCACGCTGCTGTTTCGGTTGCAGCAGTGGCTGCTGCAGTCGCGGCTGTCGCAGCTGCGACAGCTGCAGCCTCTGGTTCTGGCAAGGATGACCGTGCTGCCCGCACCGACATGGCCATGGCATCCGCAGCTACGCTTCTGGCTGCGCAATGCGTCGAGGCTGCAGAGTCCATGGGAGCTGAGCGTGAGCATTTGGAGGCTGTCATTGGCTCAGCGGTGAACGTCAGGACACCTGGAGACATTGTTACTGTcacggctgctgctgctaccg CATTGAGAGGTGCCGCCACATTGAAAGCAAGGGCTTTGAAGGAGGTGTGGAACATCGCGGCAGTGATCCCCGTAGAAAAGGGTACAATGGGAGGAGGGCACCATCACAAGCAGAATATGCAGAAGCAGCACCGCAAGCTGGAGAGCAATGGTAGTAGTATTAGTGATGATCTTTCACTCGAGGAGGAGAACAACTTCTTGGGCATCTGCAGCCAAGAACTGCTTGCACGTGGCACCGAGCTCCTTAAGCGCACTCGCAAAG GTGCTTTGCACTGGAAGGTTGTATCAGTGTACATCAATCGAATGGGCCTG GTCATGCTCAAAATGAAAAGCCGGCATGTTGCTGGGACAATcaccaagaagaagaaaa GTGTGGTGATAGATGTCTGCAAGGATGTCGCGGCGTGGCCAGGCCGGCACCTGCTGGAGGACGGCGAGCACCGCCGCTACTTCGGCCTCAGGACAGCGGAGCACCGGGTGATCGAATTCGAGTGCACCAGCCAGAGGGAGTATGAGATGTGGACGAAAGGCGTGGCGCGCCTCCTCATCATTGCCAGCGAGAGGAAGCGCGCCCCGTGA